The stretch of DNA AGCGCCGGCCGCTCAGTACGCGGCCCCGGTGTGCCTCACCCCCACAAGCGACGCAGGCGAGGACTAGAGCGTGGATGGCAGTCCGTAGGGCGGAGTCTCAACTGGCGCGTGGAACGAACCAAGCGGCGACTTCCTACGCGAGCCAGACTGCCTTAGATGCAGTCGCATGGGTGACCGATTCGAGGGTGGCTGTCAGTGCGGAAACATTCGCTACTCCGTGGAGCGCCTGGGGCGCGCCTCGATCTGTCACTGCCGCATGTGCCAGCGGGCCCTCGGGAACGCGTTTGCACCGCTGGTGACGGCTCACGGTCTCGTGTGGCTCACCCACGAGCCGAAGCGCTTTCGATCATCGAACAAGGTGCAGCGGGGGTTCTGCGGCGACTGCGGGACACCCCTGACCTATGAGCCCGACGGCTATGGGGTGGAAGTCGCGATTGCGACGCTGGACGCACCCGAGCAAGTCGCGCCGGTGATTCAAGTCGGCACGGAGAGCCGCTTGCCGTGGTGCGATGGTCTGAATGAACTTCCGACGCGCACCAGCGAAGAGGCAGCAATGGTCGACGCCTTCCTCGAAGGCATCGTGTCCTATCAAAGCTAGTGTCCTGTCTCCGTAGTTCGCTGCAAAACTCGCCCGCCCCCTCGGGGTGTGGGCGTCCGAGTTTTGCGCCATCGCGCTACTTTTGAGACGAGGAA from Polyangiaceae bacterium encodes:
- a CDS encoding GFA family protein, coding for MGDRFEGGCQCGNIRYSVERLGRASICHCRMCQRALGNAFAPLVTAHGLVWLTHEPKRFRSSNKVQRGFCGDCGTPLTYEPDGYGVEVAIATLDAPEQVAPVIQVGTESRLPWCDGLNELPTRTSEEAAMVDAFLEGIVSYQS